The proteins below are encoded in one region of Gossypium hirsutum isolate 1008001.06 unplaced genomic scaffold, Gossypium_hirsutum_v2.1 scaffold_962, whole genome shotgun sequence:
- the LOC121227518 gene encoding uncharacterized protein isoform X1: MELCVPSHRASNKCNVHVKLLDLTLQIYGPLKYCSACMKSVNGKWTTRRSTMGIPLPALHARGGRLQVKQVWGTKQFLRQSWLGHLLKLKGFHHIFGLVLNHCCEFNVVQAQVGPAYSRILKSHPSSDCNFREFLSLNWPVWS; encoded by the exons ATGGAACTCTGTGTTCCTTCTCACCGTGCATCGAACAAGTGCAATGTTCATGTGAAACTCTTAGATCTGACTTTACAG ATATATGGACCTTTGAAATACTGCTCCGCATGTATGAAATCCGTGAATGGAAAATGGACCACTCGAAGGTCAACGATGGGAATTCCACTGCCTGCCCTCCACGCAAGAGGAGGCCGCCTTCAAGTGAAGCAAGTATGGGGGACAAAGCAATTTCTCCGACAGTCATGGCTTGGCCATCTGCTGAAACTCAAGG GTTTTCATCATATTTTTGGCCTGGTTTTAAATCACTGTTGTGAGTTTAACGTCGTCCAAGCTCAAGTCGGACCAGCCTACAG CAGGATATTGAAATCCCACCCTTCATCAGATTGTAATTTCAG
- the LOC121227518 gene encoding uncharacterized protein isoform X2, with the protein MELCVPSHRASNKCNVHVKLLDLTLQIYGPLKYCSACMKSVNGKWTTRRSTMGIPLPALHARGGRLQVKQVWGTKQFLRQSWLGHLLKLKGFHHIFGLVLNHCCEFNVVQAQVGPAYRILKSHPSSDCNFREFLSLNWPVWS; encoded by the exons ATGGAACTCTGTGTTCCTTCTCACCGTGCATCGAACAAGTGCAATGTTCATGTGAAACTCTTAGATCTGACTTTACAG ATATATGGACCTTTGAAATACTGCTCCGCATGTATGAAATCCGTGAATGGAAAATGGACCACTCGAAGGTCAACGATGGGAATTCCACTGCCTGCCCTCCACGCAAGAGGAGGCCGCCTTCAAGTGAAGCAAGTATGGGGGACAAAGCAATTTCTCCGACAGTCATGGCTTGGCCATCTGCTGAAACTCAAGG GTTTTCATCATATTTTTGGCCTGGTTTTAAATCACTGTTGTGAGTTTAACGTCGTCCAAGCTCAAGTCGGACCAGCCTACAG GATATTGAAATCCCACCCTTCATCAGATTGTAATTTCAG